The Manis javanica isolate MJ-LG chromosome 6, MJ_LKY, whole genome shotgun sequence genome contains a region encoding:
- the LOC108389725 gene encoding uncharacterized protein isoform X3, whose translation MRRLRTTDKSGAGESSAVLMEEQGTKAVRGRSIRKITATVSAVSLPPCIGVKSCRCRRCTCRRCLLLLSARGTISPPAGQCAGDPERFVSGVGRGRGGPCSQSAPGVFCRARCDWLAMTSCCSIGWGQSRRWRLLQRQRGRSDDGDRCRGRYGTQAVTKGISRLFPDHFFMSLRELRLPRETPRRDTSRGV comes from the exons ATGCGCAGACTCCGGACAACGGATAAAAGCGGAGCTGGCGAGTCCAGCGCCGTCTTGATGGAGGAGCAAGGAACGAAAGCGGTCAGGGGGAGAAGCATCAGGAAAATTACAGCCACCGTCAGCGCCGTCTCCCTGCCACCGTGTATCGGGGTAAAAAGCTGCCGTTGCCGTCGGTGCACTTGTCGTCGCTGCCTCCTACTTCTCTCGGCCCGGGGAACGATTTCCCCGCCGGCGGGACAGTGTGCGGG CGATCCGGAGCGCTTCGTAAGCGGAGTGGGGAGAGGCAGAGGCGGGCCATGCAGCCAATCAGCGCCTGGTGTGTTCTGTCGGGCGCGGTGTGATTGGCTAGCGATGACCTCATGCTGCAGCATTGGGTGGGGCCAGAGCCGTCGGTGGAGGCTgttgcagaggcagagagggagaagtGACGATGGTGATCGTTGTCGCGGCCGGTATGGAACCCAAGCAGTGACGAAGGGAATCTCAAGGCTCTTCCCTGACCATTTCTTCATGTCCCTGCGCGAG CTGCGGCTCCCGAGGGAAACCCCCCGGAGGGATACTTCTCGTGGGGTGTGA
- the LOC108389725 gene encoding uncharacterized protein isoform X1 translates to MRRLRTTDKSGAGESSAVLMEEQGTKAVRGRSIRKITATVSAVSLPPCIGVKSCRCRRCTCRRCLLLLSARGTISPPAGQCAGDPERFVSGVGRGRGGPCSQSAPGVFCRARCDWLAMTSCCSIGWGQSRRWRLLQRQRGRSDDGDRCRGRYGTQAVTKGISRLFPDHFFMSLREVRAPARPLRNFGALARMRHNFSHDFCNCVRARWR, encoded by the exons ATGCGCAGACTCCGGACAACGGATAAAAGCGGAGCTGGCGAGTCCAGCGCCGTCTTGATGGAGGAGCAAGGAACGAAAGCGGTCAGGGGGAGAAGCATCAGGAAAATTACAGCCACCGTCAGCGCCGTCTCCCTGCCACCGTGTATCGGGGTAAAAAGCTGCCGTTGCCGTCGGTGCACTTGTCGTCGCTGCCTCCTACTTCTCTCGGCCCGGGGAACGATTTCCCCGCCGGCGGGACAGTGTGCGGG CGATCCGGAGCGCTTCGTAAGCGGAGTGGGGAGAGGCAGAGGCGGGCCATGCAGCCAATCAGCGCCTGGTGTGTTCTGTCGGGCGCGGTGTGATTGGCTAGCGATGACCTCATGCTGCAGCATTGGGTGGGGCCAGAGCCGTCGGTGGAGGCTgttgcagaggcagagagggagaagtGACGATGGTGATCGTTGTCGCGGCCGGTATGGAACCCAAGCAGTGACGAAGGGAATCTCAAGGCTCTTCCCTGACCATTTCTTCATGTCCCTGCGCGAGGTGAGGGCCCCGGCTCGGCCTCTGCGAAACTTTGGGGCGCTGGCGCGGATGAGACACAATTTCTCCCATGACTTTTGTAACTGCGTCAGGGCAAGATGGCGCTAG
- the LOC108389725 gene encoding uncharacterized protein isoform X2 translates to MRRLRTTDKSGAGESSAVLMEEQGTKAVRGRSIRKITATVSAVSLPPCIGVKSCRCRRCTCRRCLLLLSARGTISPPAGQCAGDPERFVSGVGRGRGGPCSQSAPGVFCRARCDWLAMTSCCSIGWGQSRRWRLLQRQRGRSDDGDRCRGRYGTQAVTKGISRLFPDHFFMSLREQLRLPRETPRRDTSRGV, encoded by the exons ATGCGCAGACTCCGGACAACGGATAAAAGCGGAGCTGGCGAGTCCAGCGCCGTCTTGATGGAGGAGCAAGGAACGAAAGCGGTCAGGGGGAGAAGCATCAGGAAAATTACAGCCACCGTCAGCGCCGTCTCCCTGCCACCGTGTATCGGGGTAAAAAGCTGCCGTTGCCGTCGGTGCACTTGTCGTCGCTGCCTCCTACTTCTCTCGGCCCGGGGAACGATTTCCCCGCCGGCGGGACAGTGTGCGGG CGATCCGGAGCGCTTCGTAAGCGGAGTGGGGAGAGGCAGAGGCGGGCCATGCAGCCAATCAGCGCCTGGTGTGTTCTGTCGGGCGCGGTGTGATTGGCTAGCGATGACCTCATGCTGCAGCATTGGGTGGGGCCAGAGCCGTCGGTGGAGGCTgttgcagaggcagagagggagaagtGACGATGGTGATCGTTGTCGCGGCCGGTATGGAACCCAAGCAGTGACGAAGGGAATCTCAAGGCTCTTCCCTGACCATTTCTTCATGTCCCTGCGCGAG CAGCTGCGGCTCCCGAGGGAAACCCCCCGGAGGGATACTTCTCGTGGGGTGTGA